The following are from one region of the Dreissena polymorpha isolate Duluth1 chromosome 2, UMN_Dpol_1.0, whole genome shotgun sequence genome:
- the LOC127866327 gene encoding uncharacterized protein LOC127866327: MKIFKSMLRQWTAIKPLHQTKPFSLSVFLCVINMFLLFGIILICNTFPYVVLEKTEIPLSGQLVRFSTKFPGNVSSGILEVLSRYQYGHVCGRRFSLREADVVCKQLGFTRGALSTIFESTTSYDRRPTFEVKCDGRALTLQDCEIRLKVNCPDLNLAGVVCHENHGCPDGWTAGPTGCYEIPESMVTRRSYAITKCLKRSGHLVTIETEQENHFISNAFRNEEAGFILTGGLMKGSRWFWESVTSDAPSDNGTREPSSQTTKELSQIEYTKWFPGWVPGGIEAAPSGNKQSGCLFLSSVYNDPLGSITDVEYMFWMDDTCSSTRKRMSSGFRFMCERPFEQSKTDVGCYRGTGTDYRGRASVTQSGARCMKWTDAQGITPNTYPKMGLGDHNYCRNPDNDEAPWCWVSDGVFDFCDIPECVHEGQDNYPEDGLATVCKENEFTCNDYTCIPAYWQCDMEIDCSRGEDENQACEYDLGEFVLRTGMTVRDHLIEVYAGATNETCADYCLNATRFVCRSFSFKPRTRECILSDVNSLTTELRASSSEDTFELRIQLAGCDGMFECDNGRCVKRKQLCDGHDHCGDFSDETGCDDQGDGGVTVRLIDGASRQEGRVQVFYKGEWGGICDDAWDDDDAAVVCRMLGYTGPAKALKRPLLADISAPILLDDVACIGSEDSLVECSHNGWKVHDCFFWEMAGVRCSNASVRLEMDRVNPYGGRVFVTRDGVEGTVCDDLWGDADAKVVCRMLGYSGGKVLDGNWFSPSDVDIPILLDDVQCTGNETTIGDCRHAGWGEHNCGHAEDAGVQCLPPITQGDDVTSEDNDSDDSDDVTTKVTTAKTTTKTTSKTTATAAKTTASAVKTTATAAKTTPAPSTKFTQKPAVGKPIVGSRDCLNDTMPYIGKVSHTEKGFHCQAWSSDSPHAHKYHGGSMFPDGTVEAADNFCRSPDNDTQPWCYTTDPETRWDYCSVPKCKRNCYTVASEYTGNTSQTTSGKACQRWSLDIPHRHKYHENRAFPDATVEDAANYCRAPDGDDQPWCYTVNMQKRWEYCDAPRCQGGSFNFNISCGIRPLETSRRRRRDVSRYAPVRDEMNDDDDELSEVDLDSSLYRKRGRVYGGQDATYGMFPWQARIRRRLSTLTSYHMHHCGATIVGEYWVLSAAHCFRDLISSSVVVMTGDHNSGYKDKYEQEFNVLRILPHPRYSDSNYDNDIALLQLSPNNGHGITFNDYVQPACLPNDTVSYRWQQKCIISGWGQTADELISEHLQAARVPLVDDVTCQRLYKYTTTPRMVCAGYMIGGVDSCAGDSGGPLVCDVNGHYTVMGVTSFGGGCAAPNAPGVYARVTSFMPWIREMLQKYS; the protein is encoded by the exons ATGAAGATCTTTAAGAGCATGCTGCGTCAGTGGACGGCCATTAAACCTTTGCACCAAACCAAACCATTTAGTTTGTCAGTTTTTCTCTGCGTGATAAACATGTTCTTACTGTTTGGAATAATCCTAATTTGTAACACG TTCCCGTACGTGGTTTTGGAGAAAACGGAAATACCTTTATCAGGGCAACTAGTAAG ATTTTCAACGAAATTTCCCGGAAATGTTTCATCGGGAATCCTGGAAGTGTTGTCACGTTACCAATATGGTCATGTGTGTGGCAGACGCTTCAGTCTTCGAGAAGCAGACGTCGTCTGTAAACAGCTAGGATTCACCAG GGGTGCTCTATCAACGATTTTCGAATCGACGACCTCTTACGACAGAAGACCTACGTTTGAAGTGAAATGTGATGGACGTGCCTTGACGTTACAGGACTGTGAAATAAGACTTAAAGTGAACTGTCCCGACCTGAACCTCGCCGGCGTCGTTTGTCATGAAAATCACG GCTGCCCGGATGGCTGGACGGCAGGACCTACTGGCTGCTATGAAATCCCTGAGAGCATGGTCACCAGGCGCAGTTACGCAATCACCAAGTGCCTGAAGCGCAGCGGACATCTCGTCACCATAGAAACAGAGCAAGAAAATCACTTCATTTCCAATGCTTTTCGGAACGAGGAAGCTG gtTTCATCCTCACTGGCGGTTTAATGAAGGGATCTCGCTGGTTCTGGGAGTCGGTGACCAGCGACGCGCCTTCTGACAACGGAACGAGGGAGCCATCGTCGCAGACGACAAAGGAACTGTCACAAATAGAGTACACGAAGTGGTTTCCTg GTTGGGTCCCTGGCGGCATAGAAGCCGCTCCATCCGGTAACAAGCAATCCGGATGTCTGTTCCTGTCGTCCGTCTACAACGACCCACTGGGCAGCATCACCGATGTCGAATACATGTTCTGGATGGATGACACATGCTCGAGCACCCGAAAGCGGATGTCAAGCGGCTTCCGGTTCATGTGCGAACGCCCTTTCGAACAGTCGAAGACAGATGTTG GTTGTTACCGCGGCACGGGTACCGACTACAGGGGGCGGGCCTCTGTGACCCAGAGTGGAGCCCGGTGTATGAAGTGGACTGACGCACAGGGTATCACGCCGAACACATACCCTAAGATG GGTTTAGGCGACCACAACTACTGCCGTAACCCTGACAATGACGAGGCTCCGTGGTGCTGGGTATCCGACGGTGTCTTTGACTTCTGTGATATCCCAGAATGCGTACATGAAGGCCAGGACAACTACCCTGAAGACGGCCTTG cgactgtgtgtaaagaaaacgaatttaCCTGCAATGACTACAC GTGTATCCCAGCTTACTGGCAGTGTGATATGGAAATTGATTGCAGTCGAGGCGAAGATGAGAACCAGGCATGCG AATACGATCTGGGTGAGTTCGTACTCCGAACCGGGATGACGGTGCGGGACCATCTGATTGAAGTGTACGCTGGGGCCACCAACGAAACC TGCGCCGATTACTGCCTCAACGCGACCCGGTTTGTGTGCCGCTCGTTCTCGTTCAAGCCTCGGACCCGCGAGTGTATCCTGTCTGACGTGAACTCCCTCACAACGGAGCTGCGGGCCTCCAGTAGCGAGGACACATTCGAGCTCCGCATACAGCTGG CGGGATGCGATGGGATGTTTGAGTGCGACAACGGACGCTGTGTCAAACGGAAGCAGCTGTGTGACGGTCATGATCACTGTGGGGACTTCTCCGATGAGACCGGATGTG ATGACCAAGGAGATGGTGGAGTGACGGTGCGGCTTATAGACGGTGCCTCGCGGCAGGAGGGCCGCGTGCAGGTGTTCTACAAGGGGGAATGGGGCGGCATCTGTGACGACGCGTGGGACGACGACGACGCAGCTGTCGTGTGCAGAATGCTCGGTTACACAGG ACCTGCGAAGGCACTAAAGCGACCCCTTCTCGCTGACATCTCCGCCCCAATTCTGCTCGACGACGTAGCATGTATTGGCTCAGAGGACAGTCTCGTCGAGTGTTCCCACAACGGATGGAAAGTGCACGACTGCTTCTTCTGGGAGATGGCGGGAGTCCGATGCTCCAATG CATCCGTGAGGCTCGAAATGGATAGGGTCAACCCCTACGGAGGGCGTGTCTTTGTTACACGTGACGGCGTCGAGGGGACAGTGTGTGATGATCTGTGGGGCGACGCGGACGCCAAGGTCGTGTGTAGAATGCTGGGATACAG TGGCGGTAAAGTCTTAGACGGAAACTGGTTCAGTCCCTCTGATGTAGACATACCCATCCTTCTTGACGACGTCCAATGTACCGGAAATGAGACCACCATTGGCGATTGCCGCCACGCGGGTTGGGGCGAGCATAACTGCGGTCACGCGGAGGACGCTGGTGTTCAGTGCTTGCCTCCAATAACGCAAGGCGATGACGTCACATCCGAGGATAATGATagtgatgatagtgatgatgtaACTACAAAAGTAACGACTGCGAAAACTACAACAAAaacgacatcaaaaacaacagcaacagctGCTAAAACAACAGCATCAGCTGttaaaacaacagcaacagcTGCTAAAACAACGCCGGCGCCGTCGACAAAATTCACACAAAAACCTGCCGTCGGAAAACCAATTGTCGGTTCTCGCG ACTGCCTCAATGACACAATGCCCTACATTGGTAAGGTTTCCCACACGGAAAAAGGTTTCCATTGCCAGGCCTGGTCATCTGACTCCCCGCACGCACACAAGTACCACGGAGGATCCATGTTTCCCGACGGCACCGTGGAGGCCGCCGACAACTTCTGTCGGAGCCCCGACAACGATACGCAACCTTGGTGCTACACGACCGACCCGGAGACGCGTTGGGATTACTGCAGCGTACCCAAGTGCAAAC GTAACTGCTATACAGTTGCATCCGAGTATACGGGCAACACTTCACAAACAACTTCCGGCAAGGCATGCCAGCGCTGGTCGCTGGACATACCGCACCGCCACAAGTACCACGAGAACAGGGCGTTTCCGGACGCCACGGTGGAGGACGCTGCGAATTATTGCCGCGCACCGGATGGAGACGACCAGCCATGGTGCTACACCGTGAACATGCAGAAACGATGGGAGTACTGCGATGCCCCTAGATGTCAAG GCGGTTCATTCAATTTCAACATATCGTGCGGAATACGTCCTCTCGAAACCAGCCGAAGAAGGCGGCGCGATGTAAGCCGGTACGCGCCTGTCCGCGACGAAatgaacgacgacgacgacgagctTTCGGAGGTCGACCTGGATAGCTCTCTGTACCGGAAAAGGGGACGCGTGTATGGCGGCCAGGATGCAACCTACGGTATGTTCCCATGGCAGGCGCGTATCCGACGACGACTGAGCACCCTCACCAGCTACCACATGCACCACTGCGGCGCCACCATCGTTGGCGAGTACTGGGTACTCAGCGCCGCGCACTGTTTCCG GGATTTAATAAGCAGTAGCGTGGTCGTTATGACTGGCGACCACAACTCCGGCTATAAGGACAAGTACGAGCAGGAGTTCAATGTGCTGCGTATCCTACCACATCCGCGATACAGCG ACTCTAACTACGACAACGACATCGCTCTGCTACAACTGTCCCCTAACAACGGCCACGGGATCACATTCAACGACTACGTTCAGCCCGCGTGCCTCCCAAACGACACTGTCTCCTACCGATGGCAACAGAAGTGTATCATTTCCGGTTGGGGACAAACGGCCGACG AGTTAATCAGCGAGCACCTGCAGGCGGCGCGCGTACCTCTGGTTGATGACGTCACGTGTCAGCGCTTGTACAAGTACACGACCACACCGCGGATGGTGTGCGCAGGCTACATGATCGGGGGTGTGGACTCGTGTGCCGGTGACTCGGGCGGCCCTCTAGTCTGTGACGTTAACG